TTGTTCCGGAAACAAAAGGTTGTCGGCTACTTCCTCGATATTTTTCCAAAATAAAGGTTGCAACACACAATATTTATGTTAGTTTCAACATTGCCACCTACTGCTACTTAAAGGAATCAAATGTTTTACAAATCAGCCTTCTTTGACTTATAACAAAACAGTGAATtaaatcaaacacacacattttcCTTCAACaattattatttactatttaGTTCAAGTACAAAAATACACAATCATCATACAATATGACGTTCAAAGGAATAAATCAATGCCCTCAATAAAAGTACATCGAAGAGTAGACTCagggttttattttattttttatttatttcacctttatttaaccaggtaggctagttgagaacaagttctcatttgcaactgcgacctggccaagataaagcatagcagtgtgaacagacaacacagagttacacatggagtaaacaattaacaagtcaataacacagtagaaaaaaatgggcagtctatatacaatgtgtgcaaaaggcatgaggaggtaggcgaataatacaattttgcagattaacactggagtgataaatgatcagatggtcatgtacaggtagagatattggtgtgcaaaagagcagaaaagtaaataaataaaaaataaaaaaacagtataaaaacagtatgggaatgaggtaggtgaaaatgggtgggctatttaccaatagactatgtacagctgcagcgatcggttagctgctcggatagctgatatttgaagttggtgagggagataaaagtctccaacttcagcgatttttgcagttcgttccagtcacaggcagcagagtactggaacgaaaggcggccaaatgaggtgttggctttagggatgatcagtgagatacacctgctggagcgcgtgctacggatgggtgttgccatcgtgaccagtgaactgagataaggcggagctttacctagcatggacttgtagatgacctggagccagtgggtctggcgatgaatatgtagcgagggccagccgactagagcatacaagtcgcagtggtgggtggtataaggtgctttggtgacaaaacggatggcactgtgatagactgcatccagtttgctgagtagagtgttggaagccattttgtagatgacatcgccgaagtcgaggatcggtaggatagtcagttttactagggtaagcttggcggcgtgagtgaaggaggctttgttgcggaatagaaagccgactcttgatttgattttcgattggagatgtttgatgtgagtctggaaggagagtttgcagtctagccagacacctaggtacttatagatgtccacatattcaaggtcggaaccatccagggtggtgatgctagtcgggcatgcgggtgcaggcagcgatcggttgaaaagcatgcatttggttttactcgcgtttaagagcagttggaggccacggaaggagtgctgtatggcattgaagctcgtttggaggttagatagcacagtgtccaatgacgggccgaaagtatatagaatagtgtcgtctgcgtagGGTTAATACTTGTCTCAAAACTAACTGAAAAACCACACTGAGAATGTACTCTTAAGTAAACGCTTGCTAACTCTGAACAATGTAACAGTTTAAAAGAGAAAAATATTTGAATATAGCATAAATAGCTAATGGGACTGAGTGGATTGATAATGTATAAATTATGACAGCTGAAGATTTTAAACAACCCTATGAATTTGCTTccatgtaagcatttcacggaaAGATTGTATTGGGCGCATGTgagaaataaaaatgtgattcaataTGTTTTGGTGCAGTGGCAAACCAAAGAACGGTATTTAATCATTTCAATTTGCATCTCAACAATATAGATGTACTATTAGACTGATCGGCTACAAGCAAATTATAGAGATGTGATGGATTGTATTAATATCTATTTAATGTCAGTCATACTGTTGTTATTGCTGTTTTTATCATGAAACATGGTTTACGCCAGAGAACCTGTAGTTTATTACATAGCTACAACATTGTTGTTATTGCTGTTTTTATCACGAAACAGAGTTTACGCCAAAGAACCTGTAGTTTATTATGGAGCTACAACATTGTTGTTATTGTGGAACACTcctgtacagtaggtggcggtgtcCAACTTTCAACTCTACCATCCAGCATAAGGAAACATAATCTCACCAGCTAAAAACAAAGCTAGCCAGCGATGTGTAGTTTCTGATATGATTCTCTTTATTTtaatagctagctagataactgtAAATTCACATAACATAGAAAACATAAAAACTGTTTCGTTGAAAAGGGGCCAAAAGCGTCGGGGGACAATGTCGGGTTCCGTGGTCGAGTTCCAGGCGCAGATAGCCTCAATCATGGAGGTGCTAGCCAACGCGGCTGTAGCCGAAATCTGCAAAATTGTTGACGATGGCTATGCTGTTGTACACATGGAGATGTCCCAAAGCCACAAGGACAACGACTTTCTCCGGAGGAAATTGAAATTGATGGAATTTCAGATCGCGAGGTTTCGGGCTGAGAGAATAAAGCTTTCAGAGGGGTCCGTCCACAATCGTTTCCATGGAATACGCCTCCTAAACAGACACAACCATCGAGAGAAGGCAATGACAggttggtggtgatgatgaatgTGACAGTGTGCAGATAGTCTAAATCGCTAAATCGTTGTTTGGAACTTTGTAAAGCACCATTGATGGATGGGGTCAAATTAAACTCCCCCTTTATTTCCAGGACCTACTTGGCAAAGCAGAAACAGACTTTCCAACAGGAGTTTTGGGAACAGCAGCATTcaaagagacagacagcccatagACGTGGACCAAGACGATGTCTCTCCATCAAAGCATATGGATGCTACAAGTGATGAGGTAAGTTCCAATTTTAACAGCCGATTTTAGACTGTCACAGACTTATATCTGTTTTAGTCTCGGACACCAGACACTTCCTTCCATCTGGGGATGAGGTTATGTCTGAATAGATGTGTATGTCAGCATAttataactagtgatgtagtggtTAAAAATAGGCAAGTAAAAAGTGATTGCCGTTTGCGGTGAGTAAAGTAACAGTCCCTATACTTTCAATGCACTTTTGTGCCAAAGGGTTGTAAAGGCATGTGTAACATACAGACGGTGGAGTTTACCCTCCAATACACCACTGATTATAACACAATAACAACAAGACAACTACTATGAATTTCACTAAATCCCATGTCATGCCCATATCTCCATTCAGTAGATAGTGTAtgctctgtctcactcactcatCTCTCCCACTTAACCCCATCAGCagtcagcagagacagaggaaggggaaCCAGACCTGCTAATCATCAAGGATGAGGGGGAAGGAGATGACCAGGACTCTAGGATCAGCCACCCAGCTAGAACAGTGGAGGGCAGCAGAGAACTAACCACCCAACCGGCTGCAGCCACCACAGAGGACCCCGCCTTCCAGCTCAGTGGCCCCAGaggcaacaacaactacaacaccgCTATGGAGGTCAGTGGATCTGACGCCGTCCTCCTCCAATCAGAAACAGGGAATGTGAACCAGAGACCCCAGCAACACACAGGATTTGAacccagagcagagagacagagtctggACACTAAGTGTGACATGAACAGGGACCTCAATCTCCTAAGAGATTCTTTAAACCAGGTGTGGAGAGAGGTAGTAGTGAATGATGATGGCGCCTCTGCTGCTCACACTAAAGTAATGGACCTAGGGAGTGGCTCAGTGGGCCCAGAAACACAGAATAGCTCAGACATAGAAATGAGAAGTGTAGGGTTAGAAAACCATAGGTTTTCCCCCAAGTCGTTCCATTCTTCATCAGAAAATGTGATAGTGATTGACTCTGTATCCAGTGGCCAGCAGGTAGATAGA
The genomic region above belongs to Oncorhynchus nerka isolate Pitt River linkage group LG18, Oner_Uvic_2.0, whole genome shotgun sequence and contains:
- the LOC135561810 gene encoding uncharacterized protein LOC135561810 isoform X4; this encodes MSGSVVEFQAQIASIMEVLANAAVAEICKIVDDGYAVVHMEMSQSHKDNDFLRRKLKLMEFQIARFRAERIKLSEGSVHNRFHGIRLLNRHNHREKAMTGPTWQSRNRLSNRSFGNSSIQRDRQPIDVDQDDVSPSKHMDATSDEQSAETEEGEPDLLIIKDEGEGDDQDSRISHPARTVEGSRELTTQPAAATTEDPAFQLSGPRGNNNYNTAMEQSGETEEGEPDLLIIKVEGEADDQDSRISYPARTVEGSRELTTQPAAATTEDSAFQSSGPRGNNNFNNTALEAKSTVEQGDTEGE